One Candidatus Zixiibacteriota bacterium genomic window carries:
- a CDS encoding phosphatase PAP2 family protein → MLEFSRWLNGLDHSLFIFINQSLANPVTDFLMPLVTIDLHLKIFYALCLAVLLWKGDKRLRYAILFSILTVTLTDQLSSAVLKPLFARPRPCHELEVYLLVPCGAGFSFPSSHAANLFGQAFLFRIVAPTTTKYLIPLAIVVALSRIFVGVHYPFDILCGAALGTLVGYGVAQIFIRVFPPTDKEISQEG, encoded by the coding sequence ATGCTTGAGTTTTCACGCTGGCTGAACGGCCTTGATCATTCTCTATTTATCTTCATAAACCAGAGCCTGGCCAATCCGGTAACGGATTTCCTGATGCCGCTGGTGACGATCGACCTTCATTTGAAAATATTCTATGCGCTCTGTTTGGCGGTACTTCTCTGGAAAGGCGATAAGCGTCTTCGTTATGCCATCCTTTTTTCGATTCTGACCGTGACCCTGACCGATCAATTGTCCAGCGCCGTTTTAAAACCGCTCTTTGCCAGACCGCGCCCCTGCCACGAATTGGAGGTGTACCTTCTGGTTCCCTGCGGCGCCGGATTTTCATTTCCGTCATCGCATGCCGCCAATCTGTTCGGCCAGGCCTTTCTTTTCCGAATCGTTGCACCAACGACGACCAAATATCTTATTCCTCTGGCCATAGTAGTCGCACTTTCGCGGATCTTTGTTGGTGTGCACTATCCATTCGACATTTTGTGCGGCGCCGCATTGGGCACGCTGGTCGGGTACGGTGTGGCGCAGATATTTATCCGGGTCTTTCCGCCGACAGATAAAGAAATCTCTCAGGAGGGTTAG
- a CDS encoding PfkB family carbohydrate kinase, with amino-acid sequence MNKKLDCLGLGIAPADLLLQIAAYPEAGAKIDALSMTIQGGGPIPTAMVTLARLGMKPGLMAAVGNDIFGRFVIGELKKEGVETSFVKTKKYPTAIAMGWVEKGSGRRTIVLNREITVHPGEIDVTLLPRVKAVHLDGRDLPACLKLARWAKKNGAIVVFDIGSKRNDVTAILPLVDHLVCAEDFALPYTGAKKVPEAINRLRKICPGTIVITSGIEGATGKETDGDYIRQKAYKVKAVDTTGAGDVYHGAYIYGLLKGWDLKKRMEFASAAAALKCRRPGGRLGIPKLKQVQTFLKRRNPTYA; translated from the coding sequence TTGAATAAGAAGCTTGATTGTCTCGGTCTCGGGATCGCCCCGGCGGATCTGCTTCTGCAAATAGCCGCTTATCCCGAAGCGGGGGCCAAGATAGATGCCCTGAGTATGACTATTCAGGGGGGCGGCCCGATACCGACGGCGATGGTCACCCTGGCCCGCCTCGGGATGAAACCGGGTTTGATGGCTGCGGTCGGTAATGATATTTTCGGCCGGTTTGTGATCGGAGAGCTGAAAAAAGAGGGCGTGGAGACATCGTTTGTCAAAACGAAAAAATATCCGACGGCCATAGCGATGGGCTGGGTGGAAAAGGGAAGCGGCCGAAGAACGATTGTCCTTAATCGCGAGATTACGGTGCACCCCGGAGAAATTGATGTGACGTTATTGCCGCGGGTGAAAGCGGTGCATCTCGATGGCCGGGATCTTCCGGCCTGTCTGAAACTGGCCCGCTGGGCGAAAAAAAATGGCGCGATCGTTGTTTTTGATATCGGCTCAAAGCGCAATGATGTCACGGCAATCCTGCCGCTGGTGGATCATCTCGTCTGTGCCGAGGATTTCGCCCTTCCCTATACCGGAGCAAAGAAAGTCCCGGAGGCGATAAACCGCCTGAGAAAAATATGTCCGGGCACTATCGTAATAACTTCGGGTATAGAAGGAGCCACCGGGAAGGAGACTGATGGTGACTACATTCGACAGAAAGCATATAAAGTTAAAGCGGTCGACACAACCGGCGCCGGCGATGTTTATCATGGAGCATATATTTACGGCTTGCTGAAAGGATGGGATTTGAAAAAGAGAATGGAGTTTGCCTCGGCCGCTGCAGCGCTGAAATGCCGTCGCCCCGGCGGAAGACTCGGCATCCCGAAACTGAAACAGGTACAGACATTCCTTAAGAGGAGAAATCCCACTTATGCTTGA
- a CDS encoding IMPACT family protein encodes MAGSDSYRTIKGPGEIEIKIKGSRFLGQALPCNNPEEAESLLTAIRKKYYDATHHCFAYRVGIGNEQKFRYSDAGEPSGTAGKPIYDRIEGNELTNIIVIVTRYFGGTKLGTGGLTHAYSETAAEAIKKVGIIEQYLVEQLLLTVPYPDYNIVERLIHKYEGKILERGMKEQVPSLTVQMRISFIAEFKEKAVDATSGRIKFE; translated from the coding sequence ATGGCCGGTTCCGACAGTTACCGGACTATCAAAGGGCCGGGAGAAATTGAAATCAAGATAAAAGGATCTCGGTTTCTGGGACAGGCGCTGCCCTGTAATAATCCCGAGGAGGCGGAATCACTCCTGACGGCGATTCGCAAGAAATACTATGATGCCACGCATCATTGTTTCGCTTATCGGGTCGGAATCGGGAACGAACAGAAATTCCGCTATTCCGATGCCGGCGAACCCTCGGGTACCGCCGGGAAACCGATTTACGACCGGATTGAGGGGAATGAACTGACCAATATTATTGTCATTGTTACCCGCTATTTTGGCGGCACCAAGCTGGGAACCGGCGGCCTGACCCATGCCTATTCCGAAACAGCAGCCGAGGCGATAAAGAAAGTCGGCATTATCGAGCAATATCTCGTGGAACAGTTATTGTTGACCGTCCCCTATCCGGATTACAATATTGTCGAGCGGTTGATTCACAAATATGAAGGGAAAATTCTTGAACGGGGGATGAAGGAGCAAGTTCCTTCTCTGACAGTACAGATGAGAATATCGTTCATTGCTGAATTCAAAGAGAAGGCTGTTGACGCCACCTCGGGACGGATCAAGTTTGAATAA
- a CDS encoding macro domain-containing protein gives MPIKIEVVQGDITEADAEAIVNAANNHLWMGSGVAGAIKSKGGVEIERDAMSKGPIKVGQAVASTAGKLPYKYIIHAAGMGQDLRTDEMVVYEVTRNSLLLADKLGLKSLAFPAIGTGVGGLMIAACASAMIDAVRQLSNKLQNLERVVFVLFDKESSGIFSREASRGMKS, from the coding sequence ATGCCGATAAAAATTGAGGTTGTTCAGGGGGATATCACCGAGGCCGATGCTGAGGCGATTGTCAACGCCGCCAATAATCATCTCTGGATGGGTTCCGGTGTGGCCGGCGCCATTAAGAGCAAAGGCGGTGTCGAGATCGAGCGGGATGCCATGTCCAAAGGACCGATAAAAGTCGGTCAGGCGGTGGCATCAACCGCGGGAAAACTTCCCTATAAATATATCATCCATGCCGCCGGCATGGGGCAGGATTTGCGCACTGATGAGATGGTCGTCTATGAGGTTACCCGCAACTCGCTCCTGCTGGCCGATAAGCTGGGGCTGAAATCTCTGGCCTTTCCGGCTATCGGCACCGGGGTCGGAGGGCTTATGATTGCCGCCTGTGCCAGCGCCATGATCGATGCCGTGCGGCAGCTGTCAAATAAGCTGCAGAATCTGGAGCGGGTGGTCTTTGTGTTGTTTGACAAGGAGAGTTCCGGCATCTTTAGTCGTGAGGCAAGCCGGGGAATGAAATCATGA